CGTGGCCGCAGGCATGCATCTTGCCCTTGACGGTGGAGGCCCAGGCCTTGCCGCTCGTCTCCTCGATGGGCAGTGCATCCATGTCGGCGCGAAGCCCGATGGTGCGCCCCTCGCCCTTGCCCCGGATGAGGCCGACGACGCCGGTGCGGCCGATGCCGGTCATGATCTCGTCCACGCCGAATTCGCGCAGCTTCTCCGCAACGAAAGCCGCCGTCTTCTCGACGGCGAAGAGAAGCTCGGGCTGCCGGTGGATCTGCCTGCGCCATTCGGCGATTTCGTCCTGCAACTCTGCGGCGCGGTTCAGAATGGGCATGCAACACGTCCTGTCTTTCGGCCCGTAAATTTGGCCATTTCCACTCGATGGCTTTGCCATCACGGTGCCATATAGGTTAAATAGGGCGACGGTTCGAGACAACTCCCGATTTCGAGGACAGGCCCCTTGCAGATGAACGGACGAACGGCGCGCCGGAGCGCAACGCTTTTGGGCTCTGCCCTCCTCGCAGCTTCCTTCCTGGCAACCACGGCGACAGCCGCCCCCCGCATGCTGGTGGACGTCAACACGCTAAAGGTCATCGAGCATGAGGATGCCTTCCAGCGCTGGTATCCGGCCTCGCTCACCAAGCTGATGACCGCCTATACCGTCTTCAGTGCCATCAAGGCCGGCGAGCTGACGCTGGACAGCCCGGTCGTGATGAGCAAGCACGCCGCCTCCGAGCCGCCGAGCAAGATGTATTTCAAGCCCGGCCAGAAGATGACGCTCGACAGCGCGCTGAAGATCATCCTCGTCAAATCGGCCAATGACGTATCCGTCGCCATCGCCGAATCGGTCTCCGGCTCGGAAGAGGCCTTCGTCGCCCGCATGAACGCCGAGGCGCGGCGCATCGGCATGAGCTCGTCCCACTTCATCAATCCGAACGGCCTGCCCGGCAAGGGCCAGTATACGACGGCCCGCGACCTTGCCGTGCTCGCCGTGACGCTCAAGCGCGAATTCCCGCAATATTCGTCCTATTTCGCGCTGGAAGGCTTCACCACCGGCAAGAAGCAGTATCCGAACTACAACATGCTGATCGGCCGCTTCGACGGCGCCGACGGCATGAAGACCGGCTTCATCTGCGCCTCGGGCTTCAACCAGGTCTCCTCCGCCACCCGCGACGGGCGCAGCGTCGTCTCGGTGGTGCTCGGCTCCGAGAGCCTCGGCGCGCGCGCCGATATTTCCGCCGGCATGCTGGAAAAGGGCCTGACGACGCGCGTGGGCAATGTGCCGACGCTCGGCAAGCTCCGCCCCTATGGCGAGACACGCGACATCGTCGCCGACGTCTCGCAGGAGATCTGCTCCAAACATGCGGCCAAGGTGCGCAGCGAGGGCCGCGACGAGGCCGGCCGGCAGAAGCTGAACTCGCCCTATATCCACGAACTCAACCGTCCGCTGCGGCTTGTCTATGCCGGCCTCATGGGCGGCGATGCGGTGGCGGCGGGCAACGACAAGGTCGCGGCCAACGACACGGGCGATGCCGCCAATGTGCCGATCCCGATCCCGCGTCCGACATTCTGACAGGAAGAGCCATGACCCTCGCTGAGCGGCGCGTGCCGGTTTCCGTGCTGACCGGCTTTCTCGGCGCGGGCAAGACGACCCTGCTCAACCGGCTTCTGAAGGACCCGGCGCTGACCGACACGGCCGTCATCATCAACGAGTTCGGCGAGGTGGGCATCGATCACCTGCTGGTCGAGCAATCCGGCGACGGCATCATCGAGCTTGCCGACGGGTGCCTCTGCTGCACGATCCGCGGCGAGCTGGTCGATACGCTCGCCGACCTCATGGACCGCATGCAGACCGGCAAGATCCAGCCGCTGAAGCGTGTGGTGATCGAAACGACCGGTCTTGCCGACCCGGCACCGGTGCTCCAGGCAGTCATGGGCAATCCGATCCTTGCCCATTCCTTCAGCCTCGACGGCGTGATCACCGTGGTCGACACCGTCAACGGCCTCTCGACGCTCGCCAATCATCCCGAAGCCGTCAAGCAGGTTGCCGTCGCCGACCGTGTGCTGATCAGCAAGGCCTCCCTTGCCGATGCCACGACGCTGGACGCCGTACGGCGCGAAATCGCAGCGCTCAACCCGCGCGCCACCATCTCCGACGTCGACATGCCCGGCCTCGCCGGCCCGGACCTGCTTGCCAACGGTCTCTATGATCCCGGCAGCAAGATACCGGATGTCCGCCGCTGGCTGCACGACGAGGCGCACGGCCATCATCACCACGATCACGGCCACAGTCATAGCCACGATCATGAGCATCACCACGACCACCGGCACGCCCATGACGTGACACGCCACGATGCCACGATCCGCTCCTTCAGCATCGTGCACGATAGCCCGATCGATCCCATGGCGCTCGACATGTTCATCGACCTGCTGCGCTCGGCGCATGGGGAGAAGCTTCTGCGCATGAAGGGCATCGTCCTGATGTCGAACAACCCGGATCGCCCTCTGGTGCTGCATGGCGTGCAGAGCGTCTTCCATCCGCCGGAACGGCTTGCCGCATGGCCGGAAGCCGCCGAGCGCCGCACGCGCCTGGTGCTGATCACGAAGGACCTGCCGGAAGCCTTCGTGCGCGATCTCTTCGATGCCTTCACCGGAACACCGCGGATTGACCGCCCGGACAGGGCGGCGCTCGCGGACAACCCGCTCGCCATACCGGGTTTCAAGCTGTAATCAGGCCGTCTTGCGGATCAGAAAGCGGTGGCCGGCCTCGACGCGCTCGCTCGCTTCCAGCACATGGCCGTCCTCATGGCAAAAGTGGGGAATGTCGATCACCGCCAACGGATCGGTGGTCTCGACCCAGAGGCCCGAGCCGGCCGGCATCGTCGAAAGGCGCTTGCGCGTCTTCATCACCGGCAGCGGGCATTTCAGCCCACGCAGATCGTAGACTTCGGCCTCGTCTTGCGCGCGGGCCGAGGTCATTTCTGCCAGAACTTCCAGAAGGGCTTCTTCGGCGTCTGCTCGACGACCGCGACAGTCGGATTTTCTTCCGGCACAGGCGTCACGACGGCGTTTTCCGC
This DNA window, taken from Shinella zoogloeoides, encodes the following:
- a CDS encoding D-alanyl-D-alanine carboxypeptidase family protein, which codes for MNGRTARRSATLLGSALLAASFLATTATAAPRMLVDVNTLKVIEHEDAFQRWYPASLTKLMTAYTVFSAIKAGELTLDSPVVMSKHAASEPPSKMYFKPGQKMTLDSALKIILVKSANDVSVAIAESVSGSEEAFVARMNAEARRIGMSSSHFINPNGLPGKGQYTTARDLAVLAVTLKREFPQYSSYFALEGFTTGKKQYPNYNMLIGRFDGADGMKTGFICASGFNQVSSATRDGRSVVSVVLGSESLGARADISAGMLEKGLTTRVGNVPTLGKLRPYGETRDIVADVSQEICSKHAAKVRSEGRDEAGRQKLNSPYIHELNRPLRLVYAGLMGGDAVAAGNDKVAANDTGDAANVPIPIPRPTF
- a CDS encoding CobW family GTP-binding protein yields the protein MTLAERRVPVSVLTGFLGAGKTTLLNRLLKDPALTDTAVIINEFGEVGIDHLLVEQSGDGIIELADGCLCCTIRGELVDTLADLMDRMQTGKIQPLKRVVIETTGLADPAPVLQAVMGNPILAHSFSLDGVITVVDTVNGLSTLANHPEAVKQVAVADRVLISKASLADATTLDAVRREIAALNPRATISDVDMPGLAGPDLLANGLYDPGSKIPDVRRWLHDEAHGHHHHDHGHSHSHDHEHHHDHRHAHDVTRHDATIRSFSIVHDSPIDPMALDMFIDLLRSAHGEKLLRMKGIVLMSNNPDRPLVLHGVQSVFHPPERLAAWPEAAERRTRLVLITKDLPEAFVRDLFDAFTGTPRIDRPDRAALADNPLAIPGFKL
- a CDS encoding sulfurtransferase TusA family protein, coding for MTSARAQDEAEVYDLRGLKCPLPVMKTRKRLSTMPAGSGLWVETTDPLAVIDIPHFCHEDGHVLEASERVEAGHRFLIRKTA